From a single Candidatus Acidulodesulfobacterium acidiphilum genomic region:
- a CDS encoding chloride channel protein, whose translation MSSIKSSLIRLRTNLKRKIIRFQDNSIFYFSRWIFFGVLIGIIAGIGAIVFNALIRFFRFVFQVSMAHYYSPRPELMGQTGAPVDNHPIRWVIPLIIMLGGLISGILVYTFAPEAEGHGTDAAIDAFHNKDGYIRGRVPIIKTLASSVTLGSGGSGGREGPVAQIGAGFGSVLATYLGLPVPDRRTMLVAGIGAGIGAIFKSPLAGAMFGVEVLYSEMDFEGGALMLSIIAAIVGYSIYAYFYAGFNPVVRTPMFTYTRPITLFFYAVLGIFLAFAGQFYVRFFYFIHDVFKKIKIKPHFKPMIGGAVVGVIAYFFPEIMGVGYGWLQLAVLGKLAIITLILLGFLKIVATSFTISSGGSAGVYAPSLVIGGAFGGAAGMIFHILFPHLILSSDIAPFVLIGMGGFFAGAAKTPISSLLMVSEMTGSYGLLPPLMLVSAITFIVSGKRSIYRSQKKNRMDSPAHMKDYLIKPLQRYSVSDVMESGDTAAAKPLDPDMPLYEMIKIFFYSNFYMHPVIDKEGKIVGIVKYDTVKNLMMTSPDDSRTAKDLMDTTNLPRIRLTDTLDIAVHNFFRKNTDELIVIDKEGIYKGILRKRDVVLAIEEGQKSPSSSSVKPNGSLNAEKTTD comes from the coding sequence ATGTCTTCCATAAAAAGTTCTTTAATAAGATTAAGAACTAATCTTAAAAGAAAAATTATAAGATTTCAGGACAACTCAATATTTTATTTTTCTAGATGGATTTTTTTCGGAGTTTTAATAGGCATTATTGCAGGCATAGGAGCAATAGTTTTTAATGCTCTTATAAGGTTTTTTAGGTTCGTTTTTCAAGTAAGCATGGCGCATTACTATTCTCCAAGGCCCGAGCTTATGGGGCAGACCGGAGCGCCCGTCGATAATCATCCTATACGCTGGGTTATACCTTTAATAATTATGCTCGGCGGTTTAATATCAGGCATTTTAGTCTATACTTTTGCGCCTGAGGCGGAAGGACACGGAACGGATGCCGCAATAGATGCTTTTCACAATAAAGACGGATATATAAGAGGAAGGGTTCCGATAATAAAAACTCTCGCTTCCTCGGTTACTTTAGGTTCCGGCGGTTCAGGCGGCAGGGAAGGTCCCGTTGCTCAGATTGGCGCAGGATTCGGCTCGGTATTAGCGACATATTTGGGTTTGCCCGTGCCGGACAGGCGGACGATGCTGGTCGCAGGCATAGGAGCAGGCATAGGAGCTATTTTTAAGTCTCCGCTTGCAGGAGCGATGTTTGGAGTAGAAGTTCTGTATTCCGAAATGGATTTCGAGGGCGGGGCGCTAATGCTTTCTATTATCGCGGCTATCGTCGGATATTCCATTTACGCATATTTTTATGCAGGTTTTAATCCGGTCGTCAGGACGCCTATGTTTACTTATACAAGGCCTATTACATTATTCTTTTATGCTGTGCTTGGTATTTTTTTGGCTTTTGCGGGGCAGTTTTACGTACGTTTTTTTTATTTCATTCACGATGTTTTTAAAAAGATAAAAATAAAACCTCATTTTAAGCCTATGATAGGCGGTGCCGTAGTAGGAGTCATAGCTTATTTTTTTCCGGAAATTATGGGTGTAGGTTACGGATGGCTGCAGCTTGCGGTGCTTGGAAAACTAGCTATAATAACTTTAATTCTTTTAGGATTTTTAAAGATAGTGGCAACGTCCTTTACTATAAGTTCGGGAGGCTCAGCCGGCGTTTATGCGCCGTCTTTGGTAATTGGCGGTGCTTTCGGCGGAGCCGCCGGAATGATTTTTCATATATTGTTTCCTCATTTAATACTTTCTTCGGATATTGCGCCTTTTGTCCTTATAGGCATGGGAGGTTTTTTTGCCGGAGCCGCAAAGACTCCCATCTCGTCTTTGCTAATGGTTTCGGAAATGACCGGAAGTTACGGTCTTCTTCCTCCGTTAATGCTTGTTTCGGCTATAACTTTTATAGTCAGCGGAAAAAGAAGCATATATAGAAGCCAGAAAAAAAACAGAATGGATTCTCCTGCGCATATGAAAGATTATTTAATTAAGCCTCTGCAGAGATATTCCGTAAGCGACGTTATGGAAAGCGGAGATACCGCAGCCGCTAAGCCTTTAGACCCCGATATGCCGCTGTACGAGATGATTAAAATATTTTTTTATTCAAATTTTTATATGCATCCGGTTATAGATAAAGAAGGCAAAATCGTCGGCATAGTTAAATACGATACCGTAAAAAATTTAATGATGACGTCGCCCGATGATTCAAGAACCGCAAAAGATTTAATGGATACGACTAATTTGCCGAGAATCAGATTGACCGATACTTTGGATATAGCCGTGCATAATTTTTTCAGGAAAAATACCGACGAACTTATTGTAATAGACAAAGAAGGAATATATAAAGGTATTTTAAGAAAAAGAGACGTCGTACTTGCTATAGAAGAAGGGCAGAAATCGCCTTCTTCTTCGTCCGTTAAGCCAAACGGCAGCTTAAATGCTGAAAAGACAACGGATTAA
- the rfbA gene encoding glucose-1-phosphate thymidylyltransferase: MKGIILAGGSGTRLYPITLSVCKQLLPVYDKPMIYYPLSSLMLAGIRDILIITTPADLEKFRTIFGDGKGLGLNIAYKEQPSPGGLAEAFIIGKEFIGDEDVCLILGDNIFYGHGIPEKFNYAKNIIKQKGGGVIFTYYVEDPQRYGVIEIGGDGKVLSIEEKPKNPKSNYAVTGVYFYDNEVVNIAGSLKPSDRGELEITDVNNKYLERGKLNAVTLGRGYAWLDTGTPESLLDASKFIEMMEKRQGLKIGCIEEIAYKMNYISEDELINLSKKYIKSGYGNYILKIINENKIF; the protein is encoded by the coding sequence ATGAAAGGCATTATTCTTGCCGGCGGAAGCGGAACGAGGCTTTATCCTATAACTCTTAGCGTCTGTAAACAACTTTTACCAGTTTACGATAAGCCTATGATATATTATCCCTTGTCGAGTCTTATGCTAGCGGGAATAAGAGATATCTTGATAATAACGACTCCGGCGGATTTAGAAAAATTCAGGACTATATTTGGAGATGGTAAGGGCTTAGGGCTTAATATAGCCTATAAGGAGCAGCCTTCCCCCGGCGGACTTGCGGAAGCCTTTATAATAGGCAAGGAATTTATTGGCGACGAAGACGTTTGTTTAATTCTCGGCGACAATATTTTTTACGGACACGGCATTCCCGAAAAGTTTAATTATGCAAAAAATATAATAAAGCAAAAAGGCGGAGGAGTAATTTTTACATATTACGTCGAAGACCCTCAGAGATACGGTGTTATAGAAATCGGCGGCGACGGAAAAGTTCTGTCTATAGAAGAAAAACCGAAAAATCCAAAATCCAACTATGCCGTTACAGGAGTTTATTTTTACGACAATGAAGTTGTTAATATTGCAGGCTCTTTAAAACCGTCGGATAGAGGAGAGCTTGAGATAACCGACGTAAACAATAAATACTTAGAGCGCGGCAAATTAAACGCAGTGACGCTTGGCAGAGGTTATGCATGGCTTGACACGGGAACGCCGGAAAGCCTGCTCGACGCTTCAAAATTTATCGAAATGATGGAGAAAAGGCAGGGGCTTAAAATCGGATGTATAGAGGAAATAGCGTACAAAATGAATTATATTTCCGAAGATGAACTTATAAATCTGTCTAAAAAATATATAAAAAGCGGTTACGGCAATTATATTTTGAAAATAATAAATGAAAATAAAATATTTTAA
- a CDS encoding alcohol dehydrogenase, which produces MKVEASGICGSDVIEWYRRDKVPLVLGHEVTGVIAEVGKKVKKYKKGDRICAAHHVPCNTCKYCLSGHQTVCETLRATNFDPGGFSEYLRLPEINVKNGIYLLPDSVSFEEGTFTEPLACVVRGQRLAGVKPADTAIVFGSGLSGLLHISLLRATGASKIIAVDINEKRLEYAKKFG; this is translated from the coding sequence ATGAAAGTCGAGGCGAGCGGTATATGCGGCAGCGACGTTATAGAATGGTATAGAAGAGATAAAGTTCCGCTTGTCTTGGGACACGAGGTAACCGGCGTTATAGCGGAAGTCGGAAAAAAAGTCAAAAAATATAAAAAGGGCGATAGAATTTGCGCCGCGCATCATGTCCCCTGTAATACTTGCAAATATTGTCTTAGCGGACACCAAACGGTCTGCGAAACCTTAAGGGCTACAAACTTTGACCCGGGCGGATTTTCCGAGTATTTAAGGCTTCCTGAGATAAACGTTAAAAACGGCATATATCTTCTGCCGGATTCCGTCAGTTTCGAAGAAGGAACTTTTACGGAACCCCTTGCGTGCGTCGTAAGGGGACAGAGGCTTGCCGGCGTTAAACCCGCCGATACGGCGATAGTTTTCGGCAGCGGTCTTTCCGGACTGCTTCATATAAGTCTTTTAAGGGCAACCGGCGCAAGCAAAATTATAGCTGTCGATATTAATGAAAAACGGCTTGAATACGCAAAAAAATTTGG